The DNA sequence TCATTCTTCTTCCCTGCGCCGTCAGGAGGCggcaaagcacaataaaagaagtcaaaattaatttgtttttccagtgCATAAAagttattactaaaaaaaaagtatacaccttaattcaaaaatattttattgctaagaAATGCTAactatcatctgagctttcagtgagttgtaatctttttgctggtggagggtcttgcctccgTGTTGATGAaggctgactgatcagggtggtggttgctgaaggctggggtgATTGTGGTAATTCCCTAAAATAGGACAATGAAGTTTACCCCATCCACTGACTCTTCCTTTCCTAAACAATTTCTCTGTAACATGTAATACTGTTTGAAAGCATTTTACTCAGagaatttctttgaaaatcaGAGTTTATCTTCTCAAACCCTGCCACTGCTTTAGCAACTAAATTTATGGAATATTCTTAatcttttgttgtcatttcaacagtctttaCAGCATCTTCACTAGTGGActtcatctcaagaaaccactttctttgctatCCATTATCAACTCTTCACCTGTCCGAGTCTGATCATGAGATTACAGTAATGCAATCCCACCTTCAGGCTCCCCTTCTAATTTTAGTTTCCTTGCTGTTTCCGCCACATCTGCAGTTGtctcctccactgaagtcttgaaccctTCAAAGTCGTCCATGAGGCTGGCATCAATCTCTAAACTCCTCTTCATATTAATATTTTGCCCTCATCCTATGAATCCATGAATATTCTTAAGGGcgtctagaatggtgaatcctttccagaaagttttcaatttactttgcgcAGATACATCAAAGAATTACTATGTATTTATAGCCTtacaaagtgtattttttttaaggttttattgatttgacagacatagatcacaagtaggcagagaggcagacagagcgaacaggctccctgctgagcagagagccagatgtggggctcgatcccaggaccctgggatcatgacctgagccaaaggcagaggctttaacccactgagccaccctggtgccccacaaAGTGTATTTCTTAATAGTAAGACCTGAAATTCAAAATTACTCCTTGAAACATGGGCTGAAGAATGAATGTTGTggtagcaggcatgaaaacattaATCTTGTTCTACATCCCCACCAGAGCTTTTGGGTGATCAGGTGCATTGTcagtgagcagtaatattttgaaaagaatcttttttctAAGCCATAGGTCTCAACACTGGGCTTCCAATATTCAGTGCACCATGCTGTAAATAAATATCTGTCATTTGGGCCTTTTTGTCCCATTTATAGAACACAGGCAGAGtacatttagcataattcttaagagCCCTAGggttttcagaatggtaaatgagcacAGGCTTCAACTTAGTCAACAGCTCCATCAGCCCCTGAGAAGAGTCAGCCTCTACTGACGCTAAagcactgacttctcctctctagctatgaaaatCCTACACAGTAACTTATTCCAGAAGACCATGTGTCCACTTTGCAAATCTATCACTTAGTGTAGGTACTTTTGTTGATGATCTCAGCTTGATcttctatttattatttcagCTAGATCTTGCTGCAGtttctacatcagcacttgctgcttttCCTTGTACTTCTATGTTATGGAAACAGCTTCTtcccttaaacctcatgaacaaATTTCTGCcagcttcaaacttttcttcggtagcttcctcacctctcagcCTTCAGAGAACTGCAGAATTAGGACTCTGGGTTGGGCTTTGGTTTAAGGGAATGCTGTAGCTGATTTATCTACAATCCAGACTATTACATCTTTCTCTATACTAGCAAGGCTGTTCTGCTTTCCTATCATCTGTGTGTTCACTAGGAGTAGCACTTCTAATCTCCTTCAAGAACCTTTCCTCGCACTCACAACTTGGCTGCCTGTTTGGCTTAAAAAGCCCATCCTGACTTTgccatgccttcctcactaagttTAATCACTTCCAGCCTGTGATTTAAAGAGAGAGATGTGCAAATCTCCCTTCCACTTGAACACTTTGAGGCCACTGCAGGGTTATTTATTGGTCTAATTTCAATACTGTTGTGTCTCAAGGAATAGGTAGGCCTGAAAACAGGAGAGATGGTAGAATAGGAGGTTTGTGGGGCAATCAGAATATACCTAACGCTTATCAATTAAGTTTGCCACCTCATTACATGGGCGTAGTTTATAGCACCCCAGAATGACTACAAAAGTAACATGAAAGATGACTGATCAtggatcaccataacaaatataataataaaattgtttgaaatattgtgagaataaCCAAGTGACATAAGGACACTAAGTGAACAAATGTTATTGGAAGAAAGAAGCCAAAAACTTGCTCGACACAGGGATACCACAAACCTTCAATCTGTAAAATGTTCAGTATCTATGAAGTGCAATTAAAAAAGTTATGcctgtatattttataataaaaataaaattgcaaaaaaataaaaagatttaaacatgcggggcgcctgggtggctcagtgggttaagccgctgccttcggctcaggtcatgatctcagggtcctgggatcgagtcccgcatcgggctctctgctcagcagggagcctgcttctctctctctctctctctgcctgcctttccgtctacttgtgatttctctctgtcaaataaataaataaaatctttaaaaaaaaaaaaagatttaaacatacaattccatttacagaATTATAGCTCAAATTATTTCAAGCAAAGCAAATGAAATTAAGTGGTTATTTGTTTGCGAGGCTAGAGCTGGATTTCTTCCTTAAGCCaccataattttttcaaaaatatgccACCTAACATATTTGGCACCATACTTTGTTTACACAGATAACCTAGAATATAAAACTGCTACAACAtgaggcacctggatgggtcagccagttaagcgtttgactcttgatctcagctcaggcttgatctaagggttgtgagttcaagccatgcactgaaaaaaaaaaatgctacagtaTTAGTATTCCAGACCAAAGTTCAATCACCTAAAATGATTCTGATCATAATCAACCTTATGATACCTAATTATATCTAACAGTACCAGAACATTGACAACATCTTCTTAGATACcctgtttaattttttccattctatTACTTTATTAGCCATGATTTTTCAGATGACAGTAATCTACTACAAGAGTAGAGCTTTTGCATCCAAGGAATGTTTTAACCTCAAAAAAGGTAGGGATGGAGGAGGCATGGAGCAAGATGAGAGACAGCCCATCAATTTACATCATCAAACCAAGTAAACATCAAACATGAATAAACCTCTATGAAGAACaccttaaatacatatatatcataattACAGCAAATAATTTTAGCTTGGAGAGAGACTTTCTTCTTCCAGGCTGTTCATGCAGCTTTTTAAATTCCCTGAATTATCTCAAACTATAAAGCTTTATTTTGGagacttatattaaaaaaatacttacaatCAATTTGGATATCTGATGCCATACCAACCATCTGAATCAAAGATCAATTACTTAGGAGTATCAGTATTTTCAAAATCATGTAGTCAGATTCTATTGAAACTCTCAAAAATTAATTAAGGTATTAGGTTGAATTCTCCAAATATCAAAACTTGTAACtctgaaaaatgaaatatctaataaaaaaaatcagatatggGCCCACTCGATAcctgatttgtattttttcagaAAGTCTACCTTTTTGGAAACTTACTATATGACAAGCactttctatatatatctatgaccCCATTTAATATTCGTAGCAACCTTGCTAATTTGATATTTACaaatccagaaaaaagaaaatgattccagAAATCAGGCCACCAGAGTTATATAGCTGCGTGGGAGAGCCAAAACCAATGACTTAAATGATCCCTGCCTCCTGGTATTCACACCCTTAAGTAATCccttccccttgagtgtgggtaGGAGTAGTGACTAGCTTCTAACTAACAGAATATGGCAGTTGACAGaatgtcacttctgagattagattacagggaaaaaaaaagtgcttctgtCTTGGGCTCAGTGCTGGCTCACTTTGTCTCATCACATTGTGCGTGAGGAGCAAAGAACCAAAGGAAGTCTCCAGCCTATATATAGCCAGCAACTAACTGAGGCCCTCGACCTAATAGTTCACAAAGAACTAAGTTTTGTTGACAACCTCAAGAGATCCACCCCAAAACAACCTTCAGACCAGAGTATCGCCTTAGCCAACACCTTAATCACATCATTGTTAAAGACCTTAACCCAGAGGCAGCCAGATAATTATACACAGACATCTGTCCTTCAGAAACTGTGAGATGATATTTTGTGAGATGATAAATGTTCGTTGCTTTAACCCAGTTTTTAAtaaggtaatttgttacacagccagATAACTAATGCAGTCTGAGCTTATAATTCTTCACTGAAGAAACAAGTGAATCCTGTTCCTTAACCCTGCTCTGAGAACCCTATTTCCCCAAATGGCCTATTATGACTTAATttgcatgatttatttttattttttcatatttttacaatTTCTAGGAACTGTACATTATTTTAATACATCCATGTATTAAAGAGAAGTGATTTTCCCAAAACAATCTGACAGGAACCAACACTTCATGAACCTTTATTTACCTCCTTATTGACTGAGTGGCTCTGCATACCCCAACCCAAAACCACCTTTACTGGGACAGTTCACTCTAAACATTCCTTTAATTAAGAACAGAGATCTCCATAAGGAAAGGTCAATCTTTCCTCTGGAGTTTAAACTGAGATCTTCTCCAAAAGCAGGAggggaaaaataatcttttttcatCTCTCTTTAAACTGTAATTTCTTACAGTTGCTGTAacaaaattaccacaaatttggtggcttaaaacaacatgcaTTTAGGAGAGCTTGGGTGGATCAGAGGGTTAacggcctctaccttcagctcaggtcatgatctcagggtcctggcatggagccccacatcaggctctctgctctggggggagcctgcttcccccccccccccgccttcctctctgcctacttgtgatctctgtcaaataaataaataaattaagatcttaaaaacaaacaaacaacatgcatttattgtattatagttctgaaggtcagaagtctgaaatcagttcCACTGCACTAAAATCAAGGTATGGGTAGGAtggcattccttctggaggctccaaaggagaatctgtttccttgccaaATTTTCCAGCTTCTAAAAGCCACTGTGTATCTAGGCTCATGGGCCCTTCTTCCATTTTCAGAACCAGCAGTGTAACatcttctatcttctctcctctccaaaaGTGCTTCTTGATCAACTCTCAACATTTTGCTAATATAATGAAATTAATAGCCTGTTTCtgaaaatacattcatttattgaagaaatcaaTACAGCAGAAGAAATCATATTAACTAAAACATTTTAGGTTCACCCGTTCTCCTCATATGAACAGGGTGTATGAATCTAGCAAAATCCATAGCCCAGACCCCCCAGGAATGACACCCAAGGCTTGATCCCTGTTTGGTCCTGTGACCAATCACAGACTCAGAGGATTCTGTTTATCTAACACCAATAACAAACGGTAACAAAATTCCACAGCTAGACATTGTTGAATTCTGCCTGAAATGAACCTTTTCATCAAAGTGCTGTTGGTTTGCCTAAAAGGACAAAGAGCTAGCACTTTCACATACCTACAAAGGTGTATGAAACTGTTTTGCCTTAGTTTACTCATAAATATTTCAAGTCTGTACTTGTATTAGAATTTAACCTAAAACTTATCTCATTAAAATCTGTAAGCAAATTTGTGGGTAAACAGTTAAGTAAAAACTTAGTAATGACAAGTACTATACGAGTTGAGGATTACGGAGGACTGAGATGATAAATCAAAATCTCAAAAAGCAGAGGCATTTGAGAGAACCTCTGAATAAGTCAAGTCCTGAGAACAATGAATGAACAAGTATTATGTCTCCTGCAGGGGAGGATAGGTGCTAGTCCAACTGCAGAAGAACATGAAGACAAAGAGGGGGGTAAGGACTAAACTAAGGAAGAAGAGGACTTGAATATTATCCCCAAAGAATTCGAACTTTATAACCTCCTGTGCTCATTACACACAGTAATACTAAACAATGCTAACTTTTAATTTAGTGCCCCAAATCAGCCCAACTTTGATCTACCAAATCTttactcctttcttccttcaaagCTCATTTTGAAAGCTAACTCCTATATAAAACCATTCCCCACCATAAAATGTCTGGCTTTCTATCCAGTCTCaaccgtgctcgcttcggcagcacatatactatcCAGTCTCAACCGACCAATCTTACTTCATTCAAAATGTGGTGACTTAAAGAGATATTCCTGCTTTTTTAAACAAGCTCCTGAAAGTTCGGAGACAGGTAGGAGGGCCATACATGTGATAGATATTAAAGTGAAGGAGCAGGGTAGAAACACGCTATCAGATCTATCTCCAGTTTGACCTCCTACCAGTTCTTCTAACTTCTCCCAAGTCCTTTAGCCTGAGCTTATTCTCTTATGCCCCTGCTCCTTCTATGAAATGGAAATAACACAACCCATCTTATAGGATGTTTATATATGAAAGTACTCTGTAAACTGAAGTCATGATACAAATGGTACTTATTACTACCATTTGTATAGTAATATAGTTATTACTATAGCTTCTGTATAGTATATACAGTATATAGCTATATACAGTATATAGCTTCTGTATAGTAATATAGTTATTACTATAGCTTCTTAAATACCTGATTCCTCAAacatatgtactatatataatcACCTCTGTCATCTCCCACTACAATTAGGCCTCCTTGAAATTCTATTGCAATACCACTACTTTATTCATCTTCAATTTCAACATACCTCAATGTTGTTCCAAATctaatctttctttcttacatttttctaaatCCACGCATAGTCAGATGATCCTAGCTAGGAGATTTCCTTCACACAATTTCCAAATTTCaactatttcttttctctgatatTATATTCTAAATCTGGGAGACTGCCCATGTTTGCGAGACTTCACTCTTGATTTCCATCCCTTCTGAAGAGTTGAAATTTCACCTCTCTACaaaatcttcattaaaataagaatgggacacctgggcagcTTGGTTGATCAGCTGCCTTTAACTCCCACCttgtcaggccctctgctcagcagggaatctgcttctccctacccATGCTTGTGCTTGGTCGGTAGCTCACTGTCTAACTAAatagacaaaaaatattttgtaagattttatttgtcagaaagagagcgcgagcacacacacaggcacggggagcagcaggcagagggaaaagcaggctccctgttgagcaaggagcccaaagtgggactcgatcccacaactctgggatcatgacccgagcagaaggcagatgcttaacaaactgagccacccaggtgtcccaaataaaaaagaaaaaaatctctaaaaaaataaaataataagaataaaaatgcaaggggcgcctgggtggctcagtgggttaagccgctgccttcggctcaggtcatgatctcagggtcctgggatcgagtcctgcatcgggctctctgctctgcagggagcctgcttcctcctctccctctctctgcctgcctgtctgcctgcttgtgatctctgtcaaataaataaataaaatattaaaaaaaaaaaaaaagaataaaaatgcaaggacctaaatttaaattcatttacagAGATCACAGCTTACAATCTAGCTTGAAATGTATCATAAATTTAATCTTTCTTTAACCTTACTGCTTTCTGGAGAAACCTGTTTAGACTGTTGTGCTTCTAGAGAAACCTGTTTAGACTGTAACGGTTCTTTGGACTGTTTTTATTCTCACTGGAAGACATCAaacaattttctctttctcctgatcTGGCATTAATCTTGAGCCATCCTACAAAATCtgcaaagaatctgtattttctttgtactCTTTTACACATCTGCACAAATGAATTCAAGGGcatcaatattcttttttaaaaagtgcaaactACAACaggaattttaaacattttgtcatGCAATAAAACATAACCAGTTCAAACTCCATTTAATTCAGGTACTGCTCACTTCAgactacttaaagaaataaaaaaagcttcCTCTGCCAATCAAAGGTATGAACACGCCACAGTGCTGTAAACAAACTGACACCCCTTTTCCGTGGTATATCTCACTTGTTTCTCTTAattattccagaaaaagaagtatTACTCTTTACAGTAACAGCAAAACTTGTTCAAGGCCATAAAGTTTGAAATAACTGGGTCAAAAGCCCAAATCTTCCAACCCTGAGTCAGCTCTTCTTGGACAGCTGACTTAAAAAGGGAAGGCCAGTACAGTCCTCAAATAGCATTTACTAATAATCACTGTCATAATTATACCTAgtgtatctattttaaaaaccCTTAGCAGAATCTTTATATGCCAATTCTCCTTTCTTGTAACTTCTCCCAAGTCTTTAACCCGAGCTTATTCTcttaagaaaatatctttttaaatatttactgtcgGATATCATTCTCAAGTGTAACAAACTAAAGATTTTCTATAGAAACATGAAAGCATTTGTCACTGATAACTACTATCATCTATGATTTTTAAGTAATGAACTACCAAGCATTCACTTGGCATCCTTTAAAGACTCACCGAGACAACGTTGTTTTCCCAGAACCAGGCAAACCTCTTAAAAGAATAAGTAACTTCtgcaatttatttaacttttcctcttgAAACTGCTGGTTCTTAAGCCTGTCTATTCCATTATGCTTGTCCATAGAAGGATCTTCCCAGCATCCTTCCCTGGTTTCACAGAAACCATTACTCACATATCCATCTTGCACAatgtagccattaaaaaaggAATGATCTCTACTGGTATTCTCACTATAGTCAATATAGTCATTGTTCTGATCAAAAGTCAAACAATCCCAGTTAATGTGACAACTATTGTAATACCCATTTTGATGCTGAGACCCATCTGGAACATGGAAAATATTTGATGGTGGATTTGGTGAAGCACTGAATCTTTGCAGATTTAAATGATAGTTAAAACTGGGAGGAGGAGGACCTTGGGGTACTATAAAAGAATGCACTGATTGCCATTCAGGCCTGAAGGAAGTTAAGGGATCATCACAAAATGCAGGTATTACTTGTCCATTACAAGGATATTTGCCTGGCTCGTTCTCCCCATGCTGTTGGTAACTACAATGCGACTGAAAAACATTACTAATATCTCCTTCCTTTACTTCTTCAGATTTTAACAGCTCATTATTATGGTCCTGATAATACACAGTAAGTTTTTCTTCAGAGAGCTCAAGTTCTTCACAACTGCCTTCCAGatcatctttttcattttcaagctCTTCAATTTCCTTGTAAAATTGGAATAATTCGTTGTCAAGCTTTGATTTCTTAGAGTTGAAGTTCTGTTTCTGTTCTCGTCCTCCTTTGCCATCTATACCACTGACTGCTTCTGTGTGATttctcctttcattgtatttcttcttctcaGGGGGATTGTAAATGGGTCCTATAAATGCTTTACTTGTGCTATATATCTCATCATCTTTGGATACCAGTGCAGGACTGGCATCCTGTAAAATTTTTGTATCAATGGATTCAATAACATTTGATCTATTACTGCCAGGCATCTCATCATGCACGGGTTTCACCGAGTTTGTAATTTTGGTTTTGTCCTCCTGAAGATAACTGTGTTCCTTGACATCAACAATGGTCACAGGGACCCAATCATTCCCAGCTTTCTCTTGGATTCTGTGAAAATCAGCAGTACCATGATGAGAAAAAACATAAGCCTCTTCAGCTGACTTCAATTTTTTATAGCATGGTTCACCTGTTAGTTCTTCACGATGATCCAAGGATTTCGCTTCAATTTCACCATAAGGCATCTGAGGACCAAATAAATCATGTAATTAATagctaatactttaaaaatctaaacaaaagtttttcagaaacaagaaaacagaaaagacatttaaataGCAAATCTTCCCCAAATACAAAAACTATTATAACCACTTACTATTTAAGTATTATTATAATGATTCAAGGGTGGgacctcacttaaaaaaaaaaaaaaaagatgtatctcACATTTATTCCAAATGAtgcattttttaatagattttttttgtcagagagaccacaagcagggggagtggcaggcagagggagaagcagggttccttctgagcaaggagcccatgctggactccaccccaggacctgaTCAAGACCTccaacaaaggcagatgcttaaccaactgagccatccaggcatccctgaatgaCTGACGCATTTCTGAAACTTCAAGAATTTAAGTAAGCTTGGGAAATTGAAACAATAATATATACTTTGACGATACAGATACACAACTGTATACTAATATGGAGAGTAAATCTGCCAGCCAAACTGACACTTATCCAAACTGGTTGTGATAAATGTCTTCATAAACTCTTGTTTAAAACCACTATATCCTTCGAGTAAATGCACCCAGCTCCCAATCTCAGCATCTCCTTATCAATCAAACGTTAGATACTGAAATGCAAAACTTTACAGACCCTACTCCTGTGAATAGAGTAAAAGTGGTTTCCAAATGGGTGTACTGAgttcatttaaaaggaaaaaaataacttcagttGCACTAAGAATGACTCAAATATGTCCTATTATGTTTAGAAATGTGACACCTCCCCAAATCAACGTGTTCATCTTTTCCACATGCTTGGCCAATCTCAAAGACAAATTCTGCTTCCCTTGAAATTTCTTAGGGGCCCTCAAAAGTGCAATCCCAAATGCGGTTTTACTCAATACTTCATTTTGCCCGCTCTCTGGAACTCCTCCAACAGGACAGAACACGG is a window from the Neovison vison isolate M4711 chromosome 5, ASM_NN_V1, whole genome shotgun sequence genome containing:
- the N4BP2L2 gene encoding NEDD4-binding protein 2-like 2 isoform X4, with translation MPYGEIEAKSLDHREELTGEPCYKKLKSAEEAYVFSHHGTADFHRIQEKAGNDWVPVTIVDVKEHSYLQEDKTKITNSVKPVHDEMPGSNRSNVIESIDTKILQDASPALVSKDDEIYSTSKAFIGPIYNPPEKKKYNERRNHTEAVSGIDGKGGREQKQNFNSKKSKLDNELFQFYKEIEELENEKDDLEGSCEELELSEEKLTVYYQDHNNELLKSEEVKEGDISNVFQSHCSYQQHGENEPGKYPCNGQVIPAFCDDPLTSFRPEWQSVHSFIVPQGPPPPSFNYHLNLQRFSASPNPPSNIFHVPDGSQHQNGYYNSCHINWDCLTFDQNNDYIDYSENTSRDHSFFNGYIVQDGYVSNGFCETREGCWEDPSMDKHNGIDRLKNQQFQEEKLNKLQKLLILLRGLPGSGKTTLSRILLGQSRDGIVFSTDDYFHHQDGYRYNVNQLGDAHDWNQNRAKQAINQGRSPVIIDNTNTQAWEMKPYVEMEE